CTCGATCGCGCGGCGCTGGTCTTCGGTTTCTTCGTATTCGAAGGCCGCTTCAAACGCGTGGGTCAGCGTGCTGTCGCCTCCGTATTCAGCACGTTGGACCAGTTCGCGGTTCGCGTAGAGCTCGACCAGTTCCTGCGCCATTTCTTCAATGTCTTTTTTGACACGTGCCGTAGTGCGCGACCAGCTCGATCCGCCCAGCCGGTCTATGCGTGGCACGTGGCCGTCTGCCCCGGAGTAGCGGTGGATTTGATTGAGCCGGTCGAGCGGTATATAGAGCATGTCGCCGCCGGAGAATTCCAGAATTAGATAGTCGCTGTCGAAGTCCTGCACTGACAGCCGGCGCAGCCCCTTGTACCGGGCGATGCCGTGCTGCCTATGAACGACAAAATCGCCCTCGTTCAGATCTTCTAGCGAGGAGAGGAACGCAGCGGCCTTGCTCTTGGGCTGCGGGCGATGCCGCGCGCCCTTTGCAAATAGCTCCTCCTCGGTGACGATCGTCAGCCGCCCGCCGTCGGCGACAAAGCCGGAGGAGAGATTGCCTTGGATCAACGCGAAGGGCAGCTTCCGCGCGCCGCCAGGCGTCGACGCGAGCGCGGTCCACTGTTGCGGCGTCCAGCGCATGGCGGGCAGATCGTGCTCGCCAAAGAGCGCGAGCAAACGGTCCACTTGGCCGCGGCTGCGTGCGACCAGCACGACCAGGCCACTGCCACGCAGCCGGTCGAGGATGGCCAGCGTTTCGGTAAACGGCGTACCCCGCTGGGCCAGGCCCACACTGGCTAGCGATTGGACGGGAAAGGTGAAAACCGGCTGCCACGACTCGTCGAGTGAGGCGACCGGGGCAGTCGCCAGACAACACCCGGCGCCGATCCGTGCGGTGATCTCCGCCCAAACCTGAAAGAGCTGGGCCGGCTCCGGATAGGGTTCGCGCTTGTCCTTCCCGCTGTGGCGCGCGTGCGCGTCCGGCAGCGTGTTCCAGAAGGCCTCCGCCTGCGCAGCGAGGGTCGGCGGGTTGTCGAAGACGAGCACTGGCGGCTCAGAAAAATAATCGAACAGCGTGTCCATTCGGTCGTACACATCCGGCCCGTGCCATTCCGCGTCCGGCGGGAGATCGTCTAGGCTGTCGGCGCGGCCTTCGGGTCGGATCAGCTCGCGCGCCGGCAGGACCCAGGTCTCACCGCGCGTGGCGGTGGATTTCTGCGTGGTCTGGTCGAACAAACGGATCGACTCGACCGTATCGCCAAGAAACTCGATGCGTAATGGATCGTCGTATGCAGGGGAATAAATGTCCACGATACCGCCGCGGATGCTGAACTCGCCGGGGATTTCCACCACCGAGGTGCGCCGGTAGCCGAGCCGGAGCAGCCGCGCGATCAGCATGTCGCGCTCGATCGACGCGCGGGGAGCCAGTTTGAGACAGGCGCCCGCAAGCGTGTCGCGCGGTAGCAGACGATGTAACAGCGCGGGCACCGAGGTGACCAACACCGTCCGCTGGCCCAAGGCAAGCCGGTGCAAGGTCCGCATCCGGCGGGCGACCAGGTCGACGTGCGGCGCCATCGCTTCATAGGGCAGGGTTTCCCACTCTGGCAGAAGCGAGAGAACGTCCATCGGTAGCCCCAGCAGGTGATGGGAAAATGCCAGGTCATCGGCCAGCCGCGCGGCTTCTTCATCTGTTGCGCGGATGATCAGCCAGGAACGATTGTCCCGGTGTGAGAGGAGCGTCAGTGCAAAGGCTGTCGCGGAACCGTGTAAACCGGTGAGACAGGGATGCGCGCCCGCTTCACGCAGGGCGTCCTGCGCGGGCTTGAGGAGCTGATCCCATGACGTCGGGGGCGCGGGTGTCGGCATGGAGGGCGTGTTATGCGTGACGCGTCAAGAAAAATCAGGCCGATCGTATCATCCCGCAAGGGACGCTTCACGCGTCACGCTTGGCGCCCTCACGGATTTTGTCGACGAGGGTGGTCGTAGAGACGTCCGGGACGAGCGGGATGGTCCGCACGACGCCGCCGCGGGCTTCGACCGATTCGCGGCCGACGATGTGATCGGGTTGCCAGTCACCGCCCTTCACCAGCACATCCGGCCGGAGGTCAGCGATGAGCTGCCCGGGGTCCGATTCGTCGAAGAGCACGACGTAATCCACACAGGCCAGCGCCGCCAACACCTCGGCGCGCTGATCCTGCGGCACGATCGGGCGGCTATTGCCCTTATTCAAGGTCCGCACGGAGGCGTCGGTGTTCACGCCGATGATAAGGATGTCACCCATGTCGTGCGCGACCTGCAGGTAGCGCACGTGGCCGACGTGCAGCAGGTCGAAGCAGCCGTTGGTGAAGACGATCCGTCGGCCCCGCGCCCGCTCGATGGGCAGGATCTTCATCAGATCATCTTTGGTCTTGATCTTGTCAGGCATGAGGGGCATCTTACTGGAACAGGAGGCGCAAATCCTAGCCCGATGGATACGGTGGAATCCACTCTGCCCCTGCTGGTCGGAGCCGTTTTTCTGGTCGCGTTTGCTGTGCGGGACTGGCTCAAGCGGCGCCGCGCGGTCAAACTGGCCGATCAATTACTTGAAGATGTGGTCAAGGGCAAAGACGCGTTTCGACGATAGGAGAAATGAGCATGGCCGGTCCGGACGACATGAACAGTAAAACTTACGCGCTGTATTCTTCACTGCGGCGCTTCTTCGAGCCGCTGCGCGAGCACTGGGGTAAGCTGAGCCCGTCCGAACAAGCCGTCGTGATTAAGGAAGTGGAGGCGTTTCTGAACTCCGTACGGCCGCCCGACGCGTAGCGTTTTGTCAGGAATTCTTCTCCGACGTCTTTCCTAAACCGATTGCCTTTGCGCCGTGCTTTTCGATGATTGCGTCCATGGCGGCAAGAGCCTTGCTCCGCTTCTGATCGAATAGTCCGGCGGAGGCGGGGACGAGATCGGTCAGTGTGACGCCAGCGAGGCGGTACCTTGTGTCCGGAGCCATGAGATGTTTTAGCGCTGCGCGAATATCCGGCCACATCATCGGATCGTCGTTGAGCGGCTTGGGAAAGTGACGCTGCTTCGTCGTGATCTTGTGCGCCGAGTCCTTCAGTTTGACCGTGAAGGACCCGGCGGCCAGCCTCTCGACGCGCAGTTCATGCGCGAGCGCAGCCAGAAATTCTTTCAGCGTCTTTTCTAGCAACGCGAGATCAGTCGTGTCATGGTCAAACGTGGTCTCGTGCCCGAGGCTTTTCTGGTCGCGTTCGGGGACGACCGGGTCATCGTCCGTTCCCTGCGCGAGCGCCTGCACGAGAGGGAGCCGCGGGCCCCACATGCGCGCGAGCGCCACATCGAAGCGAGGCTCTAATAAATCGCCGATCGTGCGGACGCCGATCCGCTTGAGCGCCTCGGCCGTCTTTGGTCCGATGCCCGGAAGCGATTTCACCGGAAGCGGTGCCAGAAACGCCGCCTCAGTGCTCGGCTCGATGATGGCAAGCCCGTCCGGCTTGTGGGCGTCAGCGGCGATTTTGGCGAGGGGCTTGCTCGTGGCGATCGCGATCGTGCAGCACAGGCCGGTTGCCTTGAACATCTCGTCCTTGACCATCTGGCCTAGGGCCTTTGGATTGGGATGGAGCAATTGTAGGTCGGTCGCGTCGGCATAGAACTCATCGATGCTGCTCCACTCGGTCACCGGGAACAGGCGATCGGTGACGGCGCGCATCTGCTCATGCAGACGTTTGTAGAGCGGACGGTCCGGTGGAATCAGAATAAGGCCCGGGCAGAGCTTCTTGGCCTGCGCGGTCGGCATGGCCGAATGGACGCCGAAGGAGCGGACCGCGTAGCTGGCAGCGGCGATGATGCCGCGTGGCGGCGGCCCGCCCACGGCGATCGGCTTGCCGGCCAGCGACGGATCGGCCACGACTGCCGCGGAGGCGAACATCGCATCCACGTCGCCGAAGACGATTTGCCGTGGCCATTTCGCCATGGCGCGATCCTCGTCAGGAGTTCGGGAAGGGGAGTTCCAGTTGGACGAAGGGCGGTGGCCGGTACTGCGCGGAGCGATGCAAGGGGCGCACGGGCCGCCGCTTGCGCAGTAGCTTACCCGGCAACACCTCGCCAAGCGGGCCATGACAGGCCCCGCAGCGGTGGTCCCTGGGTCGGATCGTCCGGCGCTGCCGCCGGTAATCCTGCCCGCAGTCGAGGCAGCGCCAGGCGTAGGTCATGAAGGCGCCCACTTCCTCATCAAGCGCGTGATGAATCGTGATACGAAGACCGTCCGCGTTCATTACCGCCATCTTGTCAAGGAAGTCATCGCCATGGTCCGGCCGGCGCCGACGCACGTCGAACTGCCACTGATGGATCATCTCATGGGCCAGCGTGCTGAGCAGTTCCTGCTCGGAGCGGTGCTGGAGCAACGGCGTCGAGAGGCGGATGAGCCGGCGGGGGCGGTTGTCCTCGCGGCCGCCCCCCCCAATTCTAATTACGAACATGCCGGCCGATGAGGTCAGCCGCGCGCTCCACTCGATGCGGATTGTCTGTAAGATGCCGTCGAAATATTTGGTATTGAGGTCGGCCCAATGGGCGTGGAGTTGTTCGAGCGCGACGGGGGTGGTTTCGGCGAGCAGCATCCGCACCATCCGGTCAGCCTCCGAGTTCTTCCAATACTGCTGCGGCCAGCAGCGGCACCATGATCTCGTGGTGGCCGACGAGCGAATAGCCCTTGCCA
Above is a genomic segment from Nitrospira sp. containing:
- a CDS encoding SprT family zinc-dependent metalloprotease; this encodes MVRMLLAETTPVALEQLHAHWADLNTKYFDGILQTIRIEWSARLTSSAGMFVIRIGGGGREDNRPRRLIRLSTPLLQHRSEQELLSTLAHEMIHQWQFDVRRRRPDHGDDFLDKMAVMNADGLRITIHHALDEEVGAFMTYAWRCLDCGQDYRRQRRTIRPRDHRCGACHGPLGEVLPGKLLRKRRPVRPLHRSAQYRPPPFVQLELPFPNS
- the rfaE2 gene encoding D-glycero-beta-D-manno-heptose 1-phosphate adenylyltransferase; the protein is MPDKIKTKDDLMKILPIERARGRRIVFTNGCFDLLHVGHVRYLQVAHDMGDILIIGVNTDASVRTLNKGNSRPIVPQDQRAEVLAALACVDYVVLFDESDPGQLIADLRPDVLVKGGDWQPDHIVGRESVEARGGVVRTIPLVPDVSTTTLVDKIREGAKRDA
- the mfd gene encoding transcription-repair coupling factor, whose translation is MPTPAPPTSWDQLLKPAQDALREAGAHPCLTGLHGSATAFALTLLSHRDNRSWLIIRATDEEAARLADDLAFSHHLLGLPMDVLSLLPEWETLPYEAMAPHVDLVARRMRTLHRLALGQRTVLVTSVPALLHRLLPRDTLAGACLKLAPRASIERDMLIARLLRLGYRRTSVVEIPGEFSIRGGIVDIYSPAYDDPLRIEFLGDTVESIRLFDQTTQKSTATRGETWVLPARELIRPEGRADSLDDLPPDAEWHGPDVYDRMDTLFDYFSEPPVLVFDNPPTLAAQAEAFWNTLPDAHARHSGKDKREPYPEPAQLFQVWAEITARIGAGCCLATAPVASLDESWQPVFTFPVQSLASVGLAQRGTPFTETLAILDRLRGSGLVVLVARSRGQVDRLLALFGEHDLPAMRWTPQQWTALASTPGGARKLPFALIQGNLSSGFVADGGRLTIVTEEELFAKGARHRPQPKSKAAAFLSSLEDLNEGDFVVHRQHGIARYKGLRRLSVQDFDSDYLILEFSGGDMLYIPLDRLNQIHRYSGADGHVPRIDRLGGSSWSRTTARVKKDIEEMAQELVELYANRELVQRAEYGGDSTLTHAFEAAFEYEETEDQRRAIEDIKRDLESPRPMDRLVCGDVGYGKTEVAMRAAFKAVEDNRQVAVLVPTTILAQQHYDNFSQRFAPFPARVAMLSRYQSVKEAKAVVKDLASGAIDVVIGTHRLLQKNIEFRNLGLVIIDEEQWFGVRHKERLKQMRTQVDVLTLTATPIPRTLQMAMSSLRDLSIIETAPAGRLAIKTQVLRYGETAIREAILRELGRGGQAFYVYNRVQSLERMGAKLQALVPEARMVMAHGQMDERLLEAVMMKFLRREADVLVTSAIIQSGLDVPTANTILVHRADTFGLAQLYQLRGRVGRSGQQAYAYFLTPEEGELTPDAQKRLVAIQEFTELGSGFRIAAADMEIRGAGNLLGRQQSGHIAAIGLDLYMKLVEQAVQQINGAVVEEEIDPTLHLHVSAFIPEDYVADSHQRLSLYKRLSSCRQVGDLALLHGEIQDRYSALPEPVERLFEVMQIRLLAQSLHLAQVEVKPGPPASVMLAFDARTALPERGIRAVMDKYPRRFRLLSPRAFELQFPQPDWASVFPELTAALQTLAGCDTKMHVKPA
- a CDS encoding DNA polymerase IV; protein product: MARLARCCRVSYCASGGPCAPCIAPRSTGHRPSSNWNSPSRTPDEDRAMAKWPRQIVFGDVDAMFASAAVVADPSLAGKPIAVGGPPPRGIIAAASYAVRSFGVHSAMPTAQAKKLCPGLILIPPDRPLYKRLHEQMRAVTDRLFPVTEWSSIDEFYADATDLQLLHPNPKALGQMVKDEMFKATGLCCTIAIATSKPLAKIAADAHKPDGLAIIEPSTEAAFLAPLPVKSLPGIGPKTAEALKRIGVRTIGDLLEPRFDVALARMWGPRLPLVQALAQGTDDDPVVPERDQKSLGHETTFDHDTTDLALLEKTLKEFLAALAHELRVERLAAGSFTVKLKDSAHKITTKQRHFPKPLNDDPMMWPDIRAALKHLMAPDTRYRLAGVTLTDLVPASAGLFDQKRSKALAAMDAIIEKHGAKAIGLGKTSEKNS